A genomic region of Bactrocera dorsalis isolate Fly_Bdor chromosome 3, ASM2337382v1, whole genome shotgun sequence contains the following coding sequences:
- the LOC125777181 gene encoding uncharacterized protein LOC125777181, with translation MARVWLPAEPSNPSEIEEILRYCNPSLPTQDWRVLRLERTDEPYRQALIMLNTESIGPLSKTKGAISYGFEMVVLKVLPSDANADGPQAAVAAADETRGTDGQTTVEIDASEGADGQMAVEVVDPSLSDVASVRGGSSIGDSVFSLEQLFEEVRVDYDLGAEIALLEENLKDEIPPD, from the coding sequence ATGGCTCGCGTTTGGCTGCCGGCCGAACCTTCCAATCCAAGTGAGATTGAGGAAATCCTCAGATATTGTAATCCCTCACTTCCGACGCAGGACTGGAGAGTTTTAAGGCTGGAGAGGACTGATGAGCCGTATCGGCAAGCGCTGATAATGCTAAACACGGAATCCATCGGTCCTCTCAGCAAAACAAAGGGAGCCATAAGCTATGGTTTTGAGATGGTAGTGCTGAAAGTACTTCCATCTGATGCCAATGCTGATGGCCCCCAAGCTGCGGTGGCTGCGGCGGATGAAACAAGGGGTACTGACGGTCAAACGACCGTGGAAATTGATGCGTCAGAGGGCGCCGACGGCCAAATGGCCGTGGAAGTGGTCGATCCGAGTCTCTCGGATGTGGCGAGTGTTAGGGGCGGTTCGTCGATTGGCGACTCCGTcttcagcctcgaacaactgTTTGAGGAGGTTCGGGTCGATTATGACTTGGGCGCTGAAATAGCGCTCCTGGAGGAAAATCTGAAGGATGAAattcctccagattaa